One region of Glutamicibacter sp. B1 genomic DNA includes:
- a CDS encoding NAD(P)/FAD-dependent oxidoreductase, with product MSIIESSQKRPRILIVGGGYVGLYVAMKLQKKVKAHGGIVTVVDPNPYMTYQPFLPEVAGGQIEPRHVVVSHRQHLKHSELVNGRVLSIDHANKKAVIAPNNGEQFELEYTDVVMSAGAITRTFPITGLAETGIGLKTIEEAVALRNKVAERIESASNMTDPVARKRALTFVVVGGGFAGIETIAELEDMARDLIKLNDRIDEKEARFVLVEAMGRIMPEVTEEQAEWVVEHLRSRGVEVLLNTSLNSAVDGNLELINMADKSPAGEFGADTLIWCAGVMANPMVRSTDFPIEARGRIETRTDLRVKDANGDALEGAWAAGDISAVKDVTGGLPDGTCVPNAQHAVRQAKLLAKNLYAARYGVGTIKEYKHKNLGAVAGFGRNKGVAKVVGIKLKGWPAWMAHRGYHGMAMPTFERKFRVVGDWLVALFFKRDGLQLNNLEAPRTAFEESAKPKK from the coding sequence ATGTCGATCATTGAATCCTCCCAGAAGCGTCCGCGCATTCTTATCGTTGGCGGTGGCTATGTTGGCCTTTACGTCGCGATGAAGTTGCAGAAGAAGGTCAAGGCTCACGGTGGCATCGTCACCGTTGTTGACCCAAACCCTTACATGACTTACCAGCCATTCTTGCCAGAAGTTGCAGGTGGCCAGATTGAACCACGCCACGTAGTGGTTTCCCACCGCCAGCACCTGAAGCACTCCGAGCTTGTTAACGGCCGTGTGCTGAGCATCGATCACGCCAACAAGAAGGCTGTAATTGCTCCGAACAATGGCGAGCAGTTCGAGCTGGAATACACCGACGTTGTTATGTCGGCTGGTGCGATCACCCGTACCTTCCCAATCACCGGTCTTGCAGAAACCGGCATTGGCCTGAAGACCATCGAAGAGGCCGTCGCCCTGCGCAACAAGGTTGCCGAGCGCATCGAGTCCGCTTCGAACATGACTGACCCAGTGGCTCGCAAGCGCGCACTGACCTTCGTGGTTGTTGGTGGCGGCTTCGCCGGCATCGAAACCATCGCCGAGCTCGAAGACATGGCTCGTGACCTGATCAAGCTCAATGACCGCATTGATGAGAAGGAAGCTCGCTTCGTTCTCGTTGAGGCTATGGGCCGCATCATGCCAGAAGTTACCGAGGAACAGGCCGAGTGGGTTGTTGAGCACCTGCGTAGCCGTGGCGTAGAGGTACTGCTGAACACCTCGCTGAACAGCGCAGTGGATGGCAACCTCGAACTGATCAACATGGCTGACAAGTCCCCAGCCGGCGAATTCGGCGCAGACACCCTGATCTGGTGTGCCGGTGTTATGGCTAACCCAATGGTTCGCTCCACCGACTTCCCAATCGAGGCCCGCGGTCGTATTGAGACCCGCACCGACCTTCGCGTCAAGGATGCCAATGGCGATGCCCTCGAGGGCGCCTGGGCAGCCGGCGATATCTCGGCTGTCAAGGACGTTACCGGTGGCTTGCCAGACGGTACCTGCGTTCCTAACGCACAGCACGCTGTTCGCCAGGCAAAGCTCTTGGCAAAGAACCTTTACGCTGCCCGCTACGGCGTTGGCACCATCAAGGAATACAAGCACAAGAACCTCGGCGCAGTTGCTGGTTTTGGCCGCAACAAGGGTGTTGCCAAGGTTGTTGGCATCAAGCTCAAGGGCTGGCCAGCATGGATGGCACACCGCGGTTACCACGGTATGGCCATGCCAACCTTCGAGCGCAAGTTCCGCGTTGTTGGCGACTGGCTGGTTGCGCTGTTCTTCAAGCGCGATGGTCTGCAGCTGAACAACCTTGAAGCACCACGCACTGCTTTCGAAGAGTCTGCAAAGCCAAAGAAGTAG